A single region of the Salvia miltiorrhiza cultivar Shanhuang (shh) chromosome 8, IMPLAD_Smil_shh, whole genome shotgun sequence genome encodes:
- the LOC130999218 gene encoding photosynthetic NDH subunit of subcomplex B 4, chloroplastic isoform X1 produces MAETLTSLTLLQPCIKQSSQQTTKAQFTSLSKSIRQSSSSRFYKIKDERRRSLVRANALPDWPLMAVMVEHMEGQRDLITHKSIWHLSDQAIKNVYTFYIMFTVWGCCFFGSTKDPFYDSEGYRGDGGDGTGHWIYEKQEDMEELARAELWREELIEEIEQKVGGLRELEEAGKKEELVK; encoded by the exons ATGGCTGAAACTCTCACTTCCCTAACACTTCTGCAGCCTTGCATCAAGCAAAGTTCTCAACAAACAACTAAGGCTCAATTCACCTCACTTTCTAAATCA ATTAGGCAGAGCTCAAGTTCAAGGTTTTACAAG ATTAAAGATGAAAGAAGAAGATCGTTGGTTCGTGCGAACGCGTTGCCCGATTGGCCGTTGATGGCAGTTATGGTTGAACACATGGAAGGGCAAAGAGACCTCATCACACACAAGTCAATTTGGCATCTCAGTGATCAAGCCATTAAGAATGTTT ATACATTCTACATAATGTTTACTGTGTGGGGGTGCTGTTTCTTTGGCTCCACAAAG gaTCCATTCTATGATTCAGAAGGATATAGAGGAGATGGTGGAGATGGAACTGGACATTGGATTTATGAAAAG CAAGAAGACATGGAGGAATTAGCAAGAGCAGAGCTGTGGAGGGAAGAGTTGATTGAAGAGATTGAGCAAAAAGTTGGGGGATTAAGAGAATTGGAAGAAGCTGGCAAAAAAGAAGAGCTTGTTAAATAA
- the LOC130999220 gene encoding pentatricopeptide repeat-containing protein At5g66520-like has translation MFLEESLPLSSRQLQQHLFSLLQSRCKSIKHLAQIHAHITTNGFSNKNFLLVKLLSLYTSFNNFPTAQQLFDQMPSPSSALWNQIIRGYQINGNPRRSVEVFNIMERGSPSPPDEHTYTFLVNGCAKGGLLGEGMQVHGKVLKSGFSSNVYVQSSLVDFYVKNGGGRDGVANAKKVFDEMPERSVVTWNSLLLGSFRCGDVDGARAIFEVMPGRNVVSWTTMISGCTQNGRSKEALILFRQMQHENVEFDQVTLVGVLAACAELGDLHLGKWIHSYVFEHFTFSKKPVLVTLKNSLIHMYASCGEIDAAYAVFKGMEKKTAVSWTSMITGFAKHGYGNEALSVFQWMQSVSSKDVKPDEITFLGVLCACSHAGYVNEGRRYFKAMVEDWGIKPRIEHFGCMVDLLSRAGLLDEAHEVVRSMPMKPNDVVWGALLGGCRVHKSVELASDVTELMMSDGVRPERAAGYFVLLSNVYAAAKKWEDVVAVRRRMLEGKTRKPPGRSWIQVEGSIYEFVAGDRSHEMACLIYDVLDDITREARFHGYIPFCVDEI, from the coding sequence ATGTTTCTTGAAGAAAGTCTCCCACTGAGCTCAAGGCAACTGCAACAGCACCTCTTCTCCCTGCTTCAAAGCCGCTGCAAATCGATTAAACACCTCGCTCAGATCCATGCCCACATCACCACCAATGGATTCAGCAACAAAAACTTCCTTCTCGTCAAGCTATTGTCATTATACACATCCTTCAACAATTTCCCCACCGCCCAGCAACTGTTCGATCAAATGCCGAGCCCGAGCTCCGCGCTCTGGAACCAAATTATCCGTGGCTATCAGATCAACGGAAACCCGCGCAGATCGGTGGAGGTTTTTAATATAATGGAGCGGGGCTCTCCGTCGCCGCCCGATGAGCATACCTATACGTTTCTTGTGAATGGCTGCGCGAAAGGGGGGTTGCTGGGGGAGGGAATGCAGGTGCACGGGAAGGTTTTGAAGAGCGGATTCAGCTCGAATGTCTACGTTCAGAGCAGTTTGGTTGATTTCTATGTCAAGAATGGAGGTGGAAGAGATGGAGTTGCAAATGCGAAGAAGGTGTTCGATGAAATGCCTGAGAGGAGCGTTGTCACGTGGAATTCCTTGCTTTTGGGGAGCTTTAGGTGCGGAGATGTTGATGGGGCGCGAGCGATTTTTGAGGTGATGCCGGGTAGGAATGTCGTGTCGTGGACTACGATGATTTCTGGATGCACGCAGAATGGGAGGTCGAAGGAGGCCTTAATCTTATTCCGTCAAATGCAGCATGAAAATGTAGAGTTTGATCAAGTGACTTTGGTGGGAGTGCTCGCTGCTTGTGCTGAATTGGGTGATCTTCACTTGGGGAAATGGATTCACTCGTACGTTTTCGAGCATTTCACTTTCTCTAAGAAGCCGGTTCTCGTCACATTGAAGAATTCATTGATACATATGTATGCAAGCTGTGGTGAGATCGATGCAGCATATGCGGTGTTCAAGGGGATGGAGAAGAAGACGGCTGTTTCTTGGACTAGCATGATCACTGGCTTTGCCAAACACGGCTATGGCAACGAGGCCCTCTCCGTGTTCCAATGGATGCAGAGTGTGAGCTCCAAAGATGTTAAACCGGACGAGATCACATTCCTAGGGGTTCTCTGCGCCTGCAGCCACGCTGGCTATGTCAACGAGGGGCGCCGTTACTTCAAAGCCATGGTTGAGGATTGGGGGATCAAGCCAAGGATCGAGCACTTCGGGTGCATGGTTGATCTGCTGAGCCGGGCCGGATTGTTGGATGAGGCTCATGAGGTGGTGAGGTCTATGCCTATGAAGCCTAATGACGTCGTGTGGGGCGCCCTTCTTGGTGGGTGCCGGGTGCACAAGAGTGTCGAGCTGGCTTCTGATGTGACGGAGCTGATGATGAGCGATGGGGTTCGCCCTGAGCGCGCTGCTGGCTACTTTGTGCTGCTGTCGAATGTGTATGCTGCGGCTAAGAAGTGGGAGGACGTGGTGGCCGTGAGGAGGAGGATGCTCGAGGGAAAGACGAGGAAGCCTCCCGGCCGGAGCTGGATTCAGGTGGAAGGGAGCATATATGAGTTTGTGGCTGGTGATAGGTCTCATGAGATGGCATGTTTGATATATGATGTTCTTGATGATATCACTAGGGAAGCTAGGTTTCATGGCTACATTCCATTTTGTGTAGATGAAATTTGA
- the LOC130999218 gene encoding photosynthetic NDH subunit of subcomplex B 4, chloroplastic isoform X2 — MAETLTSLTLLQPCIKQSSQQTTKAQFTSLSKSSSSSRFYKIKDERRRSLVRANALPDWPLMAVMVEHMEGQRDLITHKSIWHLSDQAIKNVYTFYIMFTVWGCCFFGSTKDPFYDSEGYRGDGGDGTGHWIYEKQEDMEELARAELWREELIEEIEQKVGGLRELEEAGKKEELVK; from the exons ATGGCTGAAACTCTCACTTCCCTAACACTTCTGCAGCCTTGCATCAAGCAAAGTTCTCAACAAACAACTAAGGCTCAATTCACCTCACTTTCTAAATCA AGCTCAAGTTCAAGGTTTTACAAG ATTAAAGATGAAAGAAGAAGATCGTTGGTTCGTGCGAACGCGTTGCCCGATTGGCCGTTGATGGCAGTTATGGTTGAACACATGGAAGGGCAAAGAGACCTCATCACACACAAGTCAATTTGGCATCTCAGTGATCAAGCCATTAAGAATGTTT ATACATTCTACATAATGTTTACTGTGTGGGGGTGCTGTTTCTTTGGCTCCACAAAG gaTCCATTCTATGATTCAGAAGGATATAGAGGAGATGGTGGAGATGGAACTGGACATTGGATTTATGAAAAG CAAGAAGACATGGAGGAATTAGCAAGAGCAGAGCTGTGGAGGGAAGAGTTGATTGAAGAGATTGAGCAAAAAGTTGGGGGATTAAGAGAATTGGAAGAAGCTGGCAAAAAAGAAGAGCTTGTTAAATAA
- the LOC130998691 gene encoding uncharacterized protein LOC130998691, with the protein MWNPAIFSSSSQWDIPGALIVNGRWAAGDFNSITFGNERVGRGLQFSTRDMQAFDNFIRANDLVEIRLQGRTFTWYQPNGQCKSKLDRFLVNDKWLEVWPQTKARGLQRTISDHCPILMETKVMDWGPKPFRFINAWTSHPDFEEVVRESWNRSGIRGWSCFVFKEKMKRLKNDLKKWNKSTFGVIDENIESLRDEIQKWDNIDDTFGLQEDDIIKRNEAGAKLIMQLKNKDSLLSQKARTRWLLDGDVNSGFFHKVIRGRRLKNEISHLGEWKLDRGTIRG; encoded by the exons ATGTGGAACCCTGCTATCTTCTCTAGCTCCAGTCAATGGGATATTCCGGGAGCATTAATCGTGAACGGTAGGTGGGCTGCAG GGGATTTCAACTCTATTACATTTGGAAATGAAAGAGTTGGAAGGGGTTTACAATTCTCGACTAGGGATATGCAGGCTTTCGATAACTTCATTAGGGCAAATGATTTGGTGGAAATCAGGTTACAAGGAAGGACGTTTACGTGGTACCAACCCAATGGGCAATGCAAGTCGAAGCTGGACCGATTCTTGGTTAATGATAAATGGTTGGAGGTTTGGCCACAGACAAAAGCGAGAGGTCTTCAACGGACAATCTCAGACCATTGCCCGATCCTGATGGAAACAAAAGTTATGGACTGGGGCCCTAAACCATTTCGTTTTATCAACGCGTGGACCAGCCACCCAGACTTTGAGGAAGTAGTAAGAGAGTCGTGGAACAGAAGCGGCATTAGAGGCTGGAGTTGCTTcgtttttaaagaaaaaatgaagaGATTAAAGAACGACCTCAAAAAGTGGAACAAGTCGACGTTCGGAGTGATCGACGAGAATATTGAATCCTTGAGagatgaaatacaaaaatgggACAATATTGATGATACTTTTGGGCTGCAGGAAGATGACATTATCAAGAGAAATGAAGCCGGGGCCAAACTGATCATGCAATTGAAGAACAAAGATAGTTTACTCTCCCAAAAAGCAAGAACTCGATGGCTCTTAGATGGGGACGTTAACAGCGGATTTTTTCACAAGGTGATCAGAGGAAGAAGGCTCAAGAATGAGATTTCCCATTTGGGTGAATGGAAGCTGGATCGAGGAACCATCAGAGGTTAA
- the LOC130999217 gene encoding thioredoxin-like 1-2, chloroplastic, whose translation MSCLPAGFSVSGSSSPIFNNRERGSSLSSRVCSSIGGLQFRGSNSKEIWGNTLDFPDQKGFSNWSNKSPNLDPVYAQGTLSFPKKAQKWWEKSLQPNMVEIESAQELVEYLRNAGDRLVVLNFFSPGCGGCKALHPKICQLAESNSNTIFLTVNYEEHKPMCYALHVHVLPFFRFYRGADGKVCSFSCTNATIKKFKDALAKHGTERCSLGPAKGLEEKELLALASIDLISKDLVPLSSPEEEKVQELVEAAKSSSFSIDESKVELKEGNAMVAA comes from the exons ATGTCGTGTCTACCCGCCGGCTTCTCTGTTTCTGGCTCGAGCAGTCCGATTTTCAACAATCGAGAAAGAGGGTCGTCTCTGTCTTCTAGGGTTTGCTCTTCAATTGGGGGTTTGCAATTTAGGGGCTCCAATTCGAAGGAAATTTGGGGCAACACTCTCGATTTCCCAGATCAGAAAGGCTTCAGCAATTGGAGCAACAAATCCCCAAATTTGGACCCTGTTTAT GCACAAGGAACACTTTCATTTCCAAAAAAAGCTCAAAAATGGTGGGAGAAATCTCTGCAGCCAAACATGGTTGAGATCGAATCAGCTCAAGAATTGGTGGAGTATTTGAGGAATGCTGGTGATAGATTGGTTGTTCTTAACTTCTTCTCTCCTGGCTGTGGAGGTTGCAAAGCTTTGCATCCAAAG ATCTGTCAGCTAGCTGAATCAAACTCTAATACCATTTTTCTCACTGTAAATTATGAAGAACACAAGCCCATGTGCTATGCCCTCCACGTTCATGTCTTGCCCTTCTTCAGATTCTACAGAGGCGCAGATGGCAAAGTCTGCAGCTTCAGCTGCACCAATGCAACC ATCAAGAAATTCAAGGATGCATTGGCGAAGCATGGAACGGAGCGATGCTCCCTCGGCCCGGCTAAGGGTTTAGAGGAGAAGGAGCTCTTGGCATTGGCATCAATCGATCTTATATCCAAGGATTTGGTGCCCCTCTCCTCACCAGAGGAGGAGAAGGTGCAGGAATTGGTGGAGGCCGCGAAATCGAGCTCGTTTAGCATAGATGAGAGCAAGGTTGAGCTCAAGGAAGGCAATGCCATGGTTGCTGCATAG